The window GACAGATGATCTGACTGACCCGCGGTTTCTCAAAGGAATCAGTTGTCCCTACTGCCATGCGACGGATGACCAACAGCGAGTAAGAGCACTCGAGAAGCGACATGAGCAACTGCGCAAAGCAACGAGCCCATTGCCCGGGAGCGCGCCGTACGACAATCAGCGGCCGTTGATCGTGCCGGCAACCTGCGATGGCCTGACATTGCTCGATTTTCTCAGCACCATTCTCAAACATGTACCGCGCGAAGAATGGGCTGCGTTGATTGCGGCGGAAAGGATGCTTACGCGTCTGGAAGAGCCGGTGACGGCAGATCACATCGTGCGCGCGGGCGAACGCTACCTCCATCTGATTCCCGCCACGAGCGAGCCGGATGTCAATGTCGATATCCAGATCGTGTACGAAGACGAAGCGCTGATTGTCGTGAACAAGCCGGCGCCGTTGCCGTTGCATCCGAGTGGTCGGTTCAATCGCAACACGCTGCAGTCGATTCTGCAAACTGTCTATGCGCCGCAATTGCCGCGGCCCGCGCATCGGCTGGATGCGAACACCAGCGGTCTGGTTGTCTTCGCGCGCACGCGGCATTTTGCCAGTTTCATCCAGCCGCAGTTCCAGCGGGGCGAAGTCGAGAAGGTTTATCTCGCGCGCGTTCAGGGCCACCCGCCGGAAGATTCGTTTCGTTGCGAGCTGCCGATCAGCGATGTCGCTGGCGATCTCGGTTCCCGCACCGTCGATGAAGACAACGGCCTGGCCGCGACTACCGAGTTTCAGGTGCTAACGCGTTGCAGCGACGGCACGGCGTTGCTCGAAGTGCGCCCCCTCACCGGCCGAACCAATCAGATCCGCGTCCACCTGTGGCAACTCGGCTGGCCGATCTGCGGAGAGCAGGCCTATTTGCCGAATCGGCAATTGGGCGATACGCAGACCCACGCGATCAGCGATCCGCCTCTTTGCCTGCAGGCCGCTCGGCTCGGCTTTCGTCATCCTTTGACTCAGCAGCCGGCGGAGTTTGTGGCAAATCGGCCGGAATGGGCGGAATAACCGTCCTTTTCCAACGAATTCGGCGTTTCCCGCTGGGAACAGGCTTTCGTTCGTTGTCCACCCCAATTGACGACCTGACCACCTGCTTTGAGAATTTATAGTTTCCACCAGAAACTGCCAAACCGAGAATCCGTCATGAACTTGCTTGCTCAACAAGACCCCGACGTGTGGGCCGCGATCGAAGCCGAGGCCGTGCGCCAGCAGGACGGCTTGGAAATGATCGCGAGCGAGAACTACACAAGTCCCGCCGTGATGCAGGCAGTCGGCAGTGTGTTGACGAACAAGTATGCCGAAGGTTATCCCGGCCGGCGGTACTACGGCGGCTGTGAACACGTCGACGTGGTTGAAAATCTCGCCCGCGACCGGGCCAAGCAACTCTTCGGCGCCGAGCACGCCAATGTGCAGCCTCACAGCGGTTCGCAGGCCAACCAAGCGGTCTACCTGTCGCTGCTCGAAGCGGGCGATACCGTTCTCGGTCTCGACCTGGCCCACGGCGGTCACTTGACGCACGGCATGAAGCTGAACATCTCGGGCCGGCTCTATAAGTTTCTCAGCTATGGCGTGCGGCAGAGCGACTCGCGCCTCGACTTCGACCAGGTGGCAAAGCTGGCCCGCGAACACAAGCCGCGGCTGATCGTCGCCGGGGCCAGCGCTTATCCGCGAGAAATTCCGCACGAGAAGTTCGCTGAAATCGCCAAGGAAGTCGGCGCCAAGCTGTTTGTTGATATGGCCCACTACGCAGGTCTGGTCGCGGCTGGTTTGCACAACAGCCCGGTGCCTGTCGCCGATGTTGTTACCACGACCACGCACAAGACTCTGCGTGGTCCGCGCGCCGGCTTGATCATGTGCCGCAGCGAACTCGCCAAGGACATCGATCGCAATGTGTTCCCTGGCATCCAAGGTGGGCCGCTGATGCACGTCGTCGCTGGCAAGGCCGTGTGCTTTAAAGAAGCGCTCGCGCCGGAGTTCAAAGCCTACGCGAAGCAGATCATCGACAACGCCAAGACGCTGGCCGAAACGTTGCTGAGCGGCGGTTTGAAGCTCGTGAGCGGCGGCACCGACAATCACTTGATGCTGGTCGATGTCACGACCCTTGGCATCGGCGGCAAGCTGGCCACCGAAGTGCTCGAGAAGTGCGGCGTGACGGTCAACATGAACATGATTCCGTTCGACACTCGCAAGCCGATGGATCCCTCGGGCGTCCGCATCGGCACTCCGGCCCTCACCACACGCGGCATGGGTTGCGATGAGATGAAGAAGGTCGGCGGTTGGATTCTGCAGGCCTTGAAGAACACGAGCGACGCGAAGGTTCATGAAAAGGTGCGCGGCGAAGTAAGCAGCCTCTGCACGCAGTTCCCCGTTCCTGCCCACGCGATGGCAACTGCCTAACCTGCGTACTCGCAGCCGAAACTCATGCATGCTCCCGCTGCCAAACCGACACGCCGGAAGTACGACTGCCTGATCATCGGCGGCGGACACAACGGCTTGGTCGCGGCTGCCTATCTGGCCCGCGCGGGGAAGAGCGTGTGCGTGCTCGAGCGCCGGCACGTGCTGGGCGGCTGCTCGACGACGGAAGAACTCTGGCCGGGCTTCAAAATCAGCACGGCCTCCTATGTCGTCAGCTTGCTGCTGCCGGAGATCATGCGCGATCTGCGGCTCAAGCAATATGGCCTGCATATTCTGCCGCGAAATCCTTCGTCGTTCACGCCGATGCTCGACGGCCGGTCGCTGCTCATGGGGCCCGATGAACGGGCCACTTGTCGAGAAATTGCCAAGTTCAGCGAACGCGATGCGGCCGCCTATCCCAAGTACAACCGGTTATTGGAACGAGTCGCTGCGGTGCTCGAACCGCTACTGATGCAAAGCGCGCCGGATCCACTGCCGCTATCGGCCGAGACTCGCAAAATCGGCGTTGGCAAGCGACTGCGCGATGCCGGCAAAATGTTCGAGATGTACGGCGCGATGAGTTCGCTTGGCGACGACACTCCCGCCGCGATCGAGCTGCTGGTCGGCGCGGCGCGGCCTGTTCTCGAACGCTGGTTTGAAAGCGAAGTCCTCCGCGCGACACTCGCCACCGATGCCGTCATCGGCGCATTCGCCTCGCCATCGTACCCCGGCACTGCCTATGTGCTGCTACATCACGTGATGGGCCAAGCTGGCGGCGCGCGAGGTGTGTGGGGATATGTACAAGGCGGTATGGGCGGCCTGGCGAATTCGCTGGAGCAGGCCTGTCAGGATCTGCACGTCGACATTCGCCGCGAGACGGCAGTGCAAAAGATTCTGGTGCAGAACGGCAAGGTCGTTGGCGTCTCGCTCGCTGACGACGCGATCCTCGAGGCGCCGGTGGTGGCATCGAGCATTGATGCCAACCACACGTTCTTGCGAATGCTCGATGCCGATGATTTGCCGGCTGAATTTCGGACTGCTGTTTCGCACATCGACTACGCCTCGGCATCGCTGAAGATCAACGTCGCGCTGTCGGAGCTGCCGGACTTCACTTGCTTGCCGGGAAAGACTGCGTCGGCGCATCATCACGGCACGATCCACATTTGCGAAACGCTCGACACGATGGAGCTCGGCTTCGACGACGCCAAGTATGGCCGTCCGAGCGCCGAACCGATTTTGGAAATTACGCTTCCTTCCGCAGTCGATCCGACGGTCGCTCCGGCAGGTCAGCACGTAATGAACATGTTCGTCCAGTACGCGCCCTACAAATTGGCCGGCGGCAAAAGCTGGGACGATATCAAGGAAGACTTTGGCGATCGCTGCATCGATTTGCTCGCTCGCTATGCCCCGAACGTGAAGAACGCGATCCTGCACCGGCAGGTTTTGAGCCCGCTCGATCTGGAGCGAATCTACGGTCTGACCGGCGGCAACATCATGCAGGGATCGATGATCCCGACGCAGTTGTTTTCGTTGCGGCCGGTGGCGGGCTGGTCCGATCATCGCACGCCGATTGCCGGTTTGTATCTGTGCGGCGCGGCGAGCCATCCGGGCGGTGGAGTGATGGGTGCTTGCGGCCGGAACGCTGCCGTTGAAATCTTGCGAGACTACTAAACAAGGAATACTCCGATGAACCCTGGCGATACCGATCTCAATGCTTGTCGCACCCGGCAGCGCCGTTTGCTCGACGAGATGCAAAAACAGAAACTCGATCTCGTCGTGGTGACGCAGATCGAGCACGTGCAATATCTGGTCGGCCCGCGCTTCGGCCCGGTCTTTTCGCCCGCCGCCGCTCTGCGCGCAGATGGGCACATGACGCTGTGCCAACCGAAGAAACCGACCGTCGAGGCGGCGGCCGATGAAATCGTGACCTACGACGCTCAATTGCACTCGACGCTGCGGAACGATCAACGCCAGGCATCGTCCGAAGTCCTCATCAAGGCGCTCGCTGGTTCGGTGAACCCAAAGCGGATCGGCGTGGAGTTTTCTTCATTCGGTTTGCATCTCGCGCCGTTGGCTGGGGAGCGGATCGACATCGAGCCAACGCTCTATCGCTTTCGCCGCAAAAAAGATCCGGACGAACTCGAGC is drawn from Anatilimnocola floriformis and contains these coding sequences:
- the glyA gene encoding serine hydroxymethyltransferase, with translation MNLLAQQDPDVWAAIEAEAVRQQDGLEMIASENYTSPAVMQAVGSVLTNKYAEGYPGRRYYGGCEHVDVVENLARDRAKQLFGAEHANVQPHSGSQANQAVYLSLLEAGDTVLGLDLAHGGHLTHGMKLNISGRLYKFLSYGVRQSDSRLDFDQVAKLAREHKPRLIVAGASAYPREIPHEKFAEIAKEVGAKLFVDMAHYAGLVAAGLHNSPVPVADVVTTTTHKTLRGPRAGLIMCRSELAKDIDRNVFPGIQGGPLMHVVAGKAVCFKEALAPEFKAYAKQIIDNAKTLAETLLSGGLKLVSGGTDNHLMLVDVTTLGIGGKLATEVLEKCGVTVNMNMIPFDTRKPMDPSGVRIGTPALTTRGMGCDEMKKVGGWILQALKNTSDAKVHEKVRGEVSSLCTQFPVPAHAMATA
- a CDS encoding phytoene desaturase family protein, producing the protein MHAPAAKPTRRKYDCLIIGGGHNGLVAAAYLARAGKSVCVLERRHVLGGCSTTEELWPGFKISTASYVVSLLLPEIMRDLRLKQYGLHILPRNPSSFTPMLDGRSLLMGPDERATCREIAKFSERDAAAYPKYNRLLERVAAVLEPLLMQSAPDPLPLSAETRKIGVGKRLRDAGKMFEMYGAMSSLGDDTPAAIELLVGAARPVLERWFESEVLRATLATDAVIGAFASPSYPGTAYVLLHHVMGQAGGARGVWGYVQGGMGGLANSLEQACQDLHVDIRRETAVQKILVQNGKVVGVSLADDAILEAPVVASSIDANHTFLRMLDADDLPAEFRTAVSHIDYASASLKINVALSELPDFTCLPGKTASAHHHGTIHICETLDTMELGFDDAKYGRPSAEPILEITLPSAVDPTVAPAGQHVMNMFVQYAPYKLAGGKSWDDIKEDFGDRCIDLLARYAPNVKNAILHRQVLSPLDLERIYGLTGGNIMQGSMIPTQLFSLRPVAGWSDHRTPIAGLYLCGAASHPGGGVMGACGRNAAVEILRDY
- a CDS encoding sulfurtransferase; this translates as MSSIVNIAAYKFAPLENLKPLREELLKKCKEWQLKGTILLSTEGINLFCAGPRESIDLLLVELRSIPGLAELPVKFSDSDRQPFTRMLVRIKKEIIAFGVEGIDPARRPSPKLSPRELKEWLDAGRPVTLLDTRNEYEIKLGTFRNAVNIGIDHFRDFPAAVAKLPGEMKQQPIVMFCTGGIRCEKAGPFMEREGFQHIYQLDGGILKYFEDVGGAHYNGECFVFDQRVGLDPSLSETTSDQCYACLTPLTTDDLTDPRFLKGISCPYCHATDDQQRVRALEKRHEQLRKATSPLPGSAPYDNQRPLIVPATCDGLTLLDFLSTILKHVPREEWAALIAAERMLTRLEEPVTADHIVRAGERYLHLIPATSEPDVNVDIQIVYEDEALIVVNKPAPLPLHPSGRFNRNTLQSILQTVYAPQLPRPAHRLDANTSGLVVFARTRHFASFIQPQFQRGEVEKVYLARVQGHPPEDSFRCELPISDVAGDLGSRTVDEDNGLAATTEFQVLTRCSDGTALLEVRPLTGRTNQIRVHLWQLGWPICGEQAYLPNRQLGDTQTHAISDPPLCLQAARLGFRHPLTQQPAEFVANRPEWAE